From the genome of Spirosomataceae bacterium TFI 002, one region includes:
- a CDS encoding Outer membrane receptor for ferrienterochelin and colicins, whose amino-acid sequence MRIKLFFLPFLMLMGYFSLAQNSTKVIKSLQFDNETATEIIQRLVSDYGLDIDYSEVNFPKTRHKLWLDNVSHEDVLNQLVKVTGLDLVVEKKADNTFRIIPKEIITNKLSSEFQPSRTNFTLTGIIKDEDTGETLPFASILVLGHTGISAQTNVDGYFSLFQVPNDTISILVSYVGYRSKSFRLTPKTPLENLTVDLKNDASSLDEVVVTALKTEMVQANKTVGMIKMTPRNVAKLPNVGEKDPFRAFQLMPGVSASNESSSGLYVRGGTPDQTLVTYDGFTVYNVDHLFGFFSAFNYNAIKDIQLYKGAFDARFGGRISAVAEITGKEGNSKEFNAGVDLSLLSTNAFVETPIGEKLTFLAAVRRSYKGPLYSKIFDKFTADAETNTNTQQGPGGFGGGRGGNAQTVEEKASSYFYDLNAKLTYRPSTKDILSLSFFNGTDNMDNSSTSSFSGFGRFQNAGIDLGTATNDLSQWGNAGGSLKWSRKWNSKFYGNTLVSFSNFYSERDNSRTISVNRDGEAVDNRLGRVENNNLSDFSLKTDWEYKIDKNNQLEFGGMITQNNIKFNYIQNDTTTILDRDDTGMISSVYLQDRLSAFNGKLELIPGLRANHFDVTNKVYLEPRLTFNYLLTDKLKLKGGTGIYNQFIKQINREDISQGNRNFWILANGSNLPVTQSKHIVIGAAYETKDYLLDVELYQKNNTGITEYSLRFVPDFAGGGAPGPGGQRGGGIAIDETFFNGDETIRGIDVLLQKKFGKITGWLGYTYSEAVREISAFSDKPYYSDQDVRHQFKAVGTYSVNNWDLAATWIYATGRPYTSIIGAYNLTLLDGTTKSFTNPSDKNANRFPEYHRMDVSATYNFKHGSLGLSVFNLYNRTNVWYKRFEVIEENDVSALQTTDVVYLGFTPNLTLTLRLK is encoded by the coding sequence ATGAGAATAAAGTTATTTTTTCTGCCTTTTCTGATGCTCATGGGCTATTTTTCTTTAGCTCAAAATAGCACGAAGGTTATTAAATCCTTGCAGTTCGATAATGAAACGGCAACAGAAATTATCCAAAGATTAGTGAGCGATTATGGGTTGGATATTGACTATTCTGAAGTCAACTTTCCCAAGACTCGTCATAAACTTTGGCTAGATAATGTGAGCCATGAGGATGTTCTAAATCAATTGGTTAAAGTCACTGGTTTAGATCTAGTAGTTGAGAAAAAAGCTGATAACACTTTTAGAATAATCCCTAAAGAGATTATTACGAATAAGTTGTCGTCGGAGTTTCAACCTAGTAGAACCAACTTTACATTAACAGGAATCATTAAGGATGAAGACACAGGCGAGACCTTGCCTTTCGCTTCTATTTTAGTTTTAGGTCATACTGGAATTTCGGCTCAAACCAATGTTGATGGCTATTTCTCCTTATTTCAAGTACCTAATGACACCATTTCTATTTTGGTAAGCTATGTAGGCTATAGGTCAAAATCTTTTCGGTTAACTCCTAAAACACCCTTGGAGAATCTTACAGTAGACCTTAAAAATGATGCTAGTAGCCTAGATGAAGTAGTGGTAACTGCATTGAAAACAGAAATGGTGCAGGCTAATAAAACTGTGGGGATGATAAAAATGACTCCTAGAAATGTAGCCAAACTGCCGAACGTAGGAGAAAAAGACCCATTTAGAGCTTTTCAATTAATGCCTGGAGTAAGTGCATCCAACGAATCATCGTCTGGACTATATGTGAGAGGTGGAACACCCGATCAAACCTTGGTGACATATGATGGATTCACGGTTTACAATGTTGACCACCTTTTTGGCTTCTTTTCGGCATTTAATTACAATGCAATTAAAGATATCCAACTTTATAAAGGAGCTTTTGATGCTAGGTTTGGAGGAAGGATATCCGCAGTTGCCGAAATTACAGGAAAGGAAGGAAACAGTAAGGAATTCAATGCGGGTGTTGACCTAAGCTTGCTTAGCACCAATGCTTTTGTAGAAACTCCAATAGGAGAGAAGTTAACTTTTTTGGCAGCAGTTAGGCGTTCTTACAAGGGGCCTTTGTATTCCAAAATCTTTGATAAGTTTACTGCAGATGCTGAAACTAATACAAATACGCAACAAGGACCTGGTGGTTTTGGTGGAGGAAGAGGAGGCAATGCCCAAACAGTGGAAGAGAAAGCATCTTCTTATTTCTATGACCTCAATGCAAAGCTGACATATCGCCCAAGTACCAAAGACATACTTTCTTTGAGTTTCTTTAATGGTACTGACAATATGGATAATTCTAGTACGAGTAGCTTTTCAGGGTTTGGAAGGTTTCAGAATGCAGGAATAGATTTGGGTACAGCTACCAATGACTTGTCTCAATGGGGAAATGCCGGTGGAAGTTTGAAATGGTCGCGTAAGTGGAATTCCAAGTTTTATGGAAACACCTTAGTTAGCTTCTCCAATTTTTATAGTGAAAGAGACAATTCAAGAACTATTAGTGTTAACCGAGACGGAGAGGCAGTTGATAACAGACTTGGTAGAGTAGAAAACAACAACCTTTCGGACTTCTCATTAAAAACTGATTGGGAGTATAAAATTGACAAGAATAATCAATTGGAGTTTGGAGGAATGATAACTCAGAACAATATAAAGTTCAATTATATACAAAACGATACCACCACCATTCTTGATAGAGATGATACGGGAATGATAAGTTCAGTTTACCTTCAAGACAGATTGAGTGCTTTTAATGGTAAGTTAGAGTTGATTCCAGGACTAAGAGCAAATCATTTTGATGTTACCAATAAAGTGTATTTAGAGCCTAGGCTTACTTTTAACTACCTACTTACCGACAAGCTAAAACTAAAAGGAGGTACGGGTATTTACAATCAATTTATCAAGCAGATCAATAGGGAAGACATTTCTCAAGGAAACAGAAACTTTTGGATATTGGCTAATGGAAGCAATTTGCCAGTAACCCAATCAAAGCATATTGTCATTGGTGCAGCATACGAAACCAAGGATTACCTTTTGGATGTAGAGTTGTATCAAAAAAACAATACTGGAATCACAGAGTACTCCTTGCGATTTGTGCCTGACTTTGCAGGAGGAGGAGCACCGGGGCCAGGAGGTCAAAGAGGTGGCGGAATTGCCATAGACGAAACCTTTTTTAATGGAGATGAAACGATTCGTGGGATAGATGTTTTGCTCCAAAAAAAGTTTGGTAAAATAACCGGATGGCTGGGCTATACGTATTCTGAAGCCGTAAGGGAAATTTCGGCTTTCTCTGATAAACCCTATTATTCCGATCAAGATGTGAGGCATCAATTCAAAGCTGTAGGGACATATTCTGTCAACAACTGGGACTTGGCTGCTACTTGGATTTACGCTACAGGAAGACCATATACCTCTATTATTGGGGCGTATAACCTAACACTCTTAGATGGAACTACAAAGTCATTCACCAATCCGTCTGACAAAAATGCCAATCGATTTCCAGAATATCACCGTATGGATGTAAGTGCTACCTATAACTTCAAGCATGGCAGCCTTGGCCTCTCAGTTTTTAATCTTTACAATCGCACAAATGTGTGGTATAAAAGGTTTGAGGTTATTGAAGAAAATGATGTGTCAGCATTGCAAACTACTGATGTTGTTTACCTAGGATTCACTCCAAATTTAACTTTAACCCTTAGACTGAAATGA
- a CDS encoding S-adenosylmethionine:tRNA ribosyltransferase-isomerase has translation MKTQAIAISDYDYHLPEERIAKFPLEKRDDSKLLVLKGNEITDRSFNEISDILPAKSLLVFNNTKVIPARLFFRRASGALIQVFLLNPTSHDGIITKVMEEENSCQWDCMIGNKKKWKGEELLASINIENKDITLRARLVDASTNEVNFSWDGAVSFAELVKAFGEIPLPPYLNRNTEENDKETYQTVYSKNDGAVAAPTAGLHFTDAVLEGLNQKGFKQSFLTLHVGAGTFQPVKVENAMEHHMHSEQIVVSKNFIIDIISHEDKIIPVGTTSMRSLESLYWYGVMLSLDHNAVFKVEKLFPYNYTGPDISRKAAFENILHFLEKEEKETLIGSTEIFIFPGYKMRVCDGIITNFHQPKSTLLLLISALVGEKWREVYAHAMSNNYRFLSYGDSSLLLG, from the coding sequence TTGAAAACGCAAGCAATTGCCATATCAGACTACGACTATCATTTACCCGAAGAACGAATTGCGAAGTTTCCGCTAGAAAAGCGTGATGATTCGAAGCTTTTAGTACTAAAGGGCAATGAAATAACCGATCGAAGTTTTAATGAAATATCGGATATTTTGCCTGCCAAAAGTCTGCTGGTTTTTAATAATACAAAGGTAATTCCTGCTAGGTTGTTCTTTAGAAGAGCATCTGGAGCACTAATTCAGGTTTTTTTGCTTAACCCAACAAGTCACGATGGAATCATAACCAAAGTGATGGAGGAAGAAAATTCTTGCCAATGGGACTGCATGATTGGCAACAAAAAAAAATGGAAAGGCGAAGAACTTCTCGCAAGTATAAATATTGAGAATAAGGACATCACTCTCAGAGCAAGGCTAGTTGATGCGAGTACCAATGAAGTAAATTTCAGTTGGGATGGAGCGGTTAGTTTTGCTGAACTAGTCAAAGCTTTTGGCGAAATTCCCCTTCCGCCGTACTTAAACAGAAACACTGAAGAAAATGATAAGGAAACTTATCAAACTGTTTATTCCAAAAATGATGGGGCAGTAGCAGCACCAACGGCTGGTTTACACTTTACAGATGCTGTGTTGGAAGGCCTAAATCAAAAAGGATTCAAACAATCCTTTCTTACGCTTCATGTGGGTGCTGGGACTTTTCAGCCTGTAAAAGTTGAAAATGCCATGGAACATCACATGCACTCAGAGCAAATTGTGGTGAGCAAAAACTTTATTATAGACATCATTTCTCACGAGGATAAAATTATCCCTGTTGGCACTACTTCCATGCGATCTCTTGAGAGTTTGTATTGGTATGGTGTAATGCTTTCATTGGATCATAATGCTGTTTTTAAAGTAGAGAAACTCTTTCCCTACAATTACACAGGACCAGATATTTCGAGAAAAGCAGCTTTTGAAAACATCCTTCATTTTTTAGAAAAAGAGGAGAAGGAAACGCTAATAGGTAGCACTGAGATTTTCATTTTCCCTGGTTACAAAATGCGTGTGTGTGATGGAATCATTACAAATTTCCATCAGCCAAAATCAACCCTACTATTGCTTATCTCTGCATTAGTTGGTGAAAAATGGCGTGAGGTTTACGCTCACGCCATGTCAAATAATTATAGATTCCTGAGTTACGGAGATTCTAGTTTATTGTTGGGTTGA
- a CDS encoding Putative beta-lactamase-inhibitor-like, PepSY-like: MKKLKVSFLMLFGLAVLFTACNQDNVEPFDLDAGEQAVLDMVFLASTNDSTTTQGGHKHGKCNMTEVAEADLPAAITTYISTNYDGSTIKRAGTNSETGEFGVLVLKADGSHVGVRFAADGSFIAEHVKMSKKGTGLAVEDLPTAVTAYISSTYPDATIKGARQSDDGKIGVVIQLADESHKGLAFDAEGVYTGELTMKKRGHKRGKH; this comes from the coding sequence ATGAAAAAATTGAAAGTTAGTTTTTTAATGCTATTTGGACTTGCAGTTCTTTTTACTGCGTGTAATCAAGATAATGTAGAGCCATTTGACCTAGATGCAGGGGAGCAAGCGGTTTTGGATATGGTGTTTTTAGCGTCTACTAATGACAGTACTACAACACAGGGAGGTCATAAACATGGAAAATGCAACATGACAGAGGTTGCTGAAGCGGATTTACCAGCTGCAATTACTACTTATATCAGCACCAATTATGATGGAAGTACCATAAAAAGAGCTGGGACAAATTCTGAAACTGGTGAGTTTGGAGTATTGGTACTTAAAGCTGATGGTTCGCATGTGGGCGTTAGGTTTGCTGCCGATGGTTCTTTTATTGCAGAACACGTAAAAATGAGCAAAAAAGGTACAGGCCTAGCGGTAGAAGACTTGCCAACTGCAGTTACAGCTTATATTTCTTCTACTTATCCTGATGCAACGATCAAAGGAGCAAGACAGTCTGATGATGGAAAAATAGGAGTTGTTATTCAACTAGCAGACGAAAGTCACAAAGGATTAGCATTTGATGCTGAGGGAGTTTACACTGGTGAACTGACTATGAAAAAGAGAGGTCACAAAAGAGGAAAACATTAA
- a CDS encoding cob(I)alamin adenosyltransferase, whose protein sequence is MKIYTKTGDTGTTSLLGGTRVLKSELKIESYGTLDELNAWVGVLRDSNSDVRTRDTLKEIQDRLFTMGAELASEPAQNKQKLPDLFDKDIERLEHEMDQMNDVLPAMTHFILPGGNLAVSYAHVARTVCRRAERCVVRLTEHEEVNPLIIRYVNRLSDYLFVLSRWMSKELNAEEVKWVPRK, encoded by the coding sequence ATGAAAATATATACCAAAACAGGTGATACAGGTACAACTTCACTTTTAGGAGGAACAAGAGTACTCAAAAGCGAGCTCAAAATAGAGTCCTACGGAACACTCGATGAGCTGAATGCTTGGGTTGGGGTATTACGTGATTCTAATAGTGATGTACGAACAAGAGATACACTAAAAGAGATTCAAGATCGCCTATTTACCATGGGAGCAGAGCTTGCTAGCGAACCAGCACAAAACAAGCAAAAGCTCCCTGATTTGTTCGATAAGGACATTGAAAGGCTTGAACACGAAATGGATCAAATGAATGATGTGCTCCCAGCCATGACTCACTTTATACTCCCAGGAGGAAATTTGGCGGTATCTTATGCTCATGTTGCACGCACAGTCTGTCGCAGGGCAGAGCGTTGTGTCGTTCGCCTTACAGAGCATGAAGAGGTAAATCCACTCATCATTCGATATGTGAATCGCCTGTCAGATTATCTATTTGTACTTTCTCGCTGGATGAGTAAAGAGCTCAATGCCGAAGAGGTGAAGTGGGTTCCCAGGAAGTAG
- a CDS encoding RNA polymerase sigma-70 factor, ECF subfamily has translation MFRRKSKAAFDQDGIIKACIRQKPSAQKELFQQYYGFAKSISLRYASNNDEVDEMINDGFIKVFANIGKYNEEHSFEAWFRTVVTRTCIDYHRKHHEKVSFQDIDELHYLAYDDEFLDKLNAEEILGLIQKLSPAYRMVFSLFVVEGYSHAEIAEMLKINEGTSRSNLAKARIKMQELIKIYSSDINEYRNV, from the coding sequence GTGTTTAGAAGAAAAAGCAAAGCAGCATTTGATCAAGACGGGATAATAAAAGCTTGTATTAGGCAGAAACCTAGTGCACAAAAAGAGCTTTTCCAGCAGTACTATGGCTTTGCCAAGAGTATATCGCTTCGCTATGCCTCAAATAATGACGAGGTTGACGAGATGATCAATGATGGCTTCATAAAAGTATTTGCCAATATTGGTAAGTACAATGAAGAACACAGTTTTGAGGCGTGGTTTCGCACTGTTGTTACAAGAACTTGTATCGACTACCATAGAAAACATCACGAAAAGGTAAGTTTTCAGGATATAGATGAATTGCATTATTTAGCATACGACGATGAGTTTTTAGACAAACTGAATGCCGAAGAGATTTTAGGACTAATTCAAAAACTCTCCCCTGCATATCGGATGGTTTTTTCGCTTTTTGTGGTTGAAGGTTATTCTCATGCCGAGATCGCCGAAATGCTTAAGATTAACGAAGGTACTTCTCGCTCAAACCTTGCAAAAGCTCGTATAAAAATGCAAGAACTGATAAAGATATACTCATCGGACATAAACGAATATAGAAATGTCTAG
- a CDS encoding Predicted arabinose efflux permease, MFS family, with translation MGFAFGMKRVLPIIVLSQFLCTSTWFTGSVVAPTFIQNLGLDSSFLGWMTSAVQGGFIIGTLIFAFLGLADKYSPVRIFSLFAILAAASNFMITTSANIYIVLALRLITGIALAGIYPVGMKIAADHSKQGLGKLLGWLVGALVLGTAFPHALILLAQNVDWKLVVYGSSFLCFIGAVLMVSLVKDGPYRQQRSNIAKNAIGRAFEIPAFRVAALGYFGHMWELYAFWAFVPWMIELFINSHGAAPISASFICFMTIAIGAVSCIIFGIKSQHFAKDKLAFGALAGSLICCLLLPVVFYIGNWSLFIFLLLSWGFLVIPDSPLFSTLVAQSVPAEINGASLMIVNCIGFAITIVSIQMLSLLSTYENPTVIWLLAIGPIVGLLVYKAKSTSWEPTSPLRH, from the coding sequence ATGGGTTTTGCTTTCGGAATGAAAAGAGTATTACCCATCATTGTTCTTTCTCAGTTTTTGTGTACCTCCACTTGGTTTACTGGAAGTGTAGTTGCTCCTACATTCATTCAAAACCTTGGACTAGACTCAAGCTTTTTAGGATGGATGACCTCGGCAGTACAAGGTGGTTTTATAATAGGTACACTCATCTTTGCTTTTTTGGGGTTGGCGGATAAATATTCACCCGTTAGAATTTTCTCTTTGTTCGCAATTCTCGCTGCTGCTTCCAACTTCATGATAACCACTTCAGCCAATATTTATATTGTATTAGCACTAAGGTTAATAACAGGAATTGCATTAGCAGGTATCTATCCTGTAGGAATGAAAATCGCTGCCGATCACAGTAAACAAGGTTTAGGAAAACTGCTTGGCTGGCTTGTAGGTGCGTTGGTACTAGGCACAGCTTTTCCGCATGCACTCATTTTACTAGCTCAAAACGTTGACTGGAAGTTGGTTGTTTATGGTAGTTCATTTCTTTGTTTCATAGGTGCTGTCCTTATGGTATCACTTGTAAAAGATGGGCCGTATAGACAGCAAAGGAGTAATATTGCTAAAAATGCAATTGGGCGAGCTTTTGAAATTCCTGCTTTTCGTGTTGCAGCTCTTGGATATTTTGGACACATGTGGGAGCTATATGCATTTTGGGCATTTGTACCCTGGATGATTGAATTATTCATCAATTCACATGGAGCAGCTCCCATTTCGGCTTCATTCATTTGTTTTATGACAATTGCAATTGGAGCAGTCTCTTGTATTATTTTTGGAATTAAGAGCCAGCATTTTGCAAAAGATAAGCTTGCATTTGGGGCTTTGGCAGGATCTCTTATCTGCTGTCTTTTATTACCAGTAGTATTCTATATTGGCAACTGGTCACTTTTCATTTTCTTGTTACTCAGTTGGGGATTTTTGGTTATCCCCGACTCTCCATTGTTCTCTACCTTGGTTGCACAATCTGTTCCTGCCGAGATTAATGGTGCCTCGCTTATGATTGTAAACTGTATTGGGTTCGCAATTACTATTGTGAGTATTCAAATGCTTTCGCTCCTAAGTACATATGAAAACCCGACAGTAATTTGGCTACTAGCGATTGGGCCTATTGTGGGTCTTTTAGTTTATAAAGCCAAATCTACTTCCTGGGAACCCACTTCACCTCTTCGGCATTGA
- a CDS encoding competence protein ComEC — protein MSLKSYPILRIVLFFIAGLLLPSIGFKTLAVTATILLLLGTLTFYKKWFPLSSIALWLLLVCFGNAYKGYDSIQKTGFTNFDSSQAYLVQIDNSPERKPKSFKATGKILSILKDSVWQESKAKTLLYFNLDSGIEPEYGETYIVHGKPREIEGPKNPEEFNYKAFQAKKGIVTHHFLREGDAELLSSGGGNILFKFAYSLNDYAQGVFENFIKDPANKAVASAMIIGIKDELDNDLRNSYATAGAVHILAVSGLHVGILFLLLTYVFGWIRRFKHGEIIFGFSVIAILWIYALFTGLSPSVSRAALMFTFFQFGSLLKREKNSVNTIAISALILLLFEPSWLYEVGFQLSYLAIFGIVYLYPYLNKVWQPNNYLLRKLWQITVVSICAQLFTFPLSIYYFHQFPNYFLLTNPIVTVLSTVILFAGIVLLFFAKIPVLGALLAKVFDISLSLLNYAVRWIEALPESKSEGFSLEVYEVIMLYAMVFCAVLFFQRKHPRYLYFTAGLFITLCSFSIFQKVNQSKQQHLTFHFIPKATGISLISKNKATFIADEKTIKDDRVYGFHLKNYYDKIGIDNVDFVGVDEEQGQKTITFDGESILWLRKKDYGTISGEFDKVLISYNSIYDIEKAFTQFPKIIILDDSNSSYYTRRVKEQCEKLDIKVVNLYETGGVVFESDKNISLNF, from the coding sequence ATGTCTCTAAAAAGCTATCCCATATTAAGAATCGTTTTGTTCTTTATAGCGGGTTTGCTTTTGCCATCTATTGGCTTTAAAACTCTTGCAGTTACAGCTACCATACTTCTATTATTAGGTACTTTAACGTTTTACAAAAAGTGGTTTCCACTTTCTTCTATTGCTTTATGGTTACTCCTTGTATGTTTTGGAAATGCATATAAAGGCTATGATTCAATTCAAAAAACAGGCTTTACTAATTTTGATAGTTCTCAAGCCTATCTAGTACAAATAGATAATTCTCCTGAACGCAAGCCAAAATCTTTCAAAGCAACAGGGAAAATCTTATCGATTCTTAAAGACAGTGTATGGCAAGAATCCAAAGCTAAAACACTTCTATATTTTAATTTAGACAGTGGAATTGAGCCAGAATACGGAGAAACTTATATTGTTCATGGCAAACCCAGAGAAATAGAAGGCCCCAAAAACCCTGAAGAATTTAATTACAAAGCATTTCAAGCTAAAAAAGGAATTGTAACCCACCACTTTTTGAGAGAAGGCGATGCCGAATTATTGAGCAGCGGTGGTGGAAACATACTTTTCAAGTTTGCATATAGCCTAAATGATTACGCTCAAGGAGTTTTTGAAAATTTTATTAAAGACCCAGCAAATAAAGCTGTAGCAAGTGCCATGATTATCGGCATTAAAGATGAGCTTGACAATGACCTCCGTAATTCTTACGCAACTGCTGGAGCCGTCCATATTTTGGCCGTGTCTGGATTACATGTTGGAATTTTGTTTCTACTACTCACTTATGTTTTTGGTTGGATTCGTCGCTTCAAGCACGGTGAAATCATTTTTGGGTTTAGTGTAATTGCCATACTTTGGATTTACGCCCTATTTACTGGTTTATCACCAAGCGTATCTCGAGCTGCATTGATGTTTACGTTTTTCCAGTTTGGTAGTTTATTGAAAAGAGAAAAAAACAGCGTTAATACCATTGCTATTTCTGCTTTGATTTTACTGCTTTTTGAACCTAGTTGGCTATATGAAGTTGGTTTTCAGCTTTCTTATCTTGCCATTTTTGGAATTGTTTACCTATACCCATATTTGAACAAAGTATGGCAGCCCAATAATTATTTATTGCGAAAGCTTTGGCAAATCACCGTTGTTTCTATTTGTGCCCAGCTATTTACTTTTCCACTCAGTATTTATTACTTCCATCAGTTTCCAAATTACTTCTTACTTACCAATCCCATTGTGACGGTATTGAGTACAGTGATCCTTTTTGCAGGTATTGTTCTTTTGTTTTTTGCCAAAATTCCAGTACTCGGTGCATTGCTTGCCAAGGTTTTTGACATTTCACTAAGTCTACTTAACTACGCCGTACGATGGATTGAGGCCTTGCCTGAGTCAAAATCTGAAGGTTTTTCACTAGAAGTGTATGAAGTAATTATGCTTTATGCAATGGTTTTTTGTGCTGTTCTTTTCTTTCAAAGAAAGCACCCAAGGTACCTTTACTTTACGGCTGGTTTGTTTATTACCCTTTGTAGTTTTTCTATTTTTCAAAAAGTGAATCAAAGCAAACAACAGCATCTCACTTTTCACTTTATACCAAAAGCCACCGGAATTAGCCTCATTTCAAAGAACAAAGCGACTTTTATAGCGGACGAAAAAACGATCAAAGACGATAGGGTTTATGGTTTTCATCTCAAAAACTATTACGACAAAATTGGAATTGATAATGTAGATTTTGTAGGGGTGGACGAAGAACAAGGTCAAAAAACAATCACTTTCGATGGAGAAAGCATTCTTTGGCTCAGAAAGAAAGACTATGGAACAATATCTGGCGAGTTTGATAAAGTATTGATTTCGTACAATTCGATTTATGACATTGAAAAAGCTTTTACGCAGTTCCCAAAAATTATCATTCTAGATGATAGTAATAGCAGTTATTATACCCGCAGGGTAAAAGAGCAATGTGAAAAACTAGACATCAAAGTCGTAAATCTATACGAGACAGGTGGAGTTGTATTTGAGTCGGACAAAAACATAAGCCTTAACTTTTAG